A portion of the Krasilnikovia cinnamomea genome contains these proteins:
- a CDS encoding DUF4360 domain-containing protein produces the protein MRRALLAGLLIAPVLPAAPPSPPDGVVIEVVSASGSSCRPGTVAVAISPDREAFTVTYSEYLAAAGGDAKTGDATQKCKLTVQLQVPAGVTYAVTQADYRGFASLASGANAALRASYRFQGDPQPTPVEHPFPGPYADNWQVTDRTDPVVFGPCGKGRKFTIDTELVVDAGTAPNQTSFIVMDSTDGSFGTTYRLAWRSCTG, from the coding sequence GTGAGGCGGGCGCTGCTGGCCGGGTTGCTGATCGCACCCGTACTCCCCGCCGCACCACCGTCCCCACCGGACGGCGTGGTCATCGAGGTGGTGAGCGCGAGCGGGTCGAGCTGCCGCCCCGGCACCGTGGCGGTGGCCATCTCCCCCGACCGGGAGGCCTTCACGGTGACCTACAGCGAATATCTCGCGGCGGCCGGCGGCGACGCCAAGACCGGCGACGCGACCCAGAAGTGCAAGCTCACCGTGCAGCTCCAGGTGCCCGCCGGCGTCACGTACGCGGTGACCCAGGCCGACTACCGGGGCTTCGCGTCCCTGGCGAGCGGGGCGAACGCCGCGCTGCGGGCCAGCTACCGGTTCCAGGGCGACCCGCAGCCCACCCCGGTCGAGCATCCGTTCCCCGGCCCGTACGCCGACAACTGGCAGGTCACCGACCGCACCGACCCGGTGGTCTTCGGCCCGTGCGGCAAGGGCCGCAAGTTCACCATCGACACCGAGCTGGTGGTGGACGCGGGGACCGCGCCAAACCAAACCAGCTTCATCGTGATGGACTCCACGGACGGCAGCTTCGGGACCACGTACCGGCTGGCCTGGCGGTCCTGTACCGGCTGA
- the trpB gene encoding tryptophan synthase subunit beta produces MTVTNALSVAARTMMAEPLAGGRFGEFGGRYVPESLVAACAEVEEAFREAWSDASFRHRLERLRAVHAGRPTALTPAVNLSAELGVTVLLKREDLAHTGSHKINNVLGQALLAHRMGRRRLLAETGAGQHGVAAATAAALFGLDATVFMGERDIERQQLNVFRMTMLGAEIVPVRSGSRTLKDACNEAMRHWVTAAHDSYYCVGSVMGPHPYPWMVREFQRVIGEEARAQCAAELPTSVPTHVVACVGGGSNAAGTFAGFVDTDARLIGVEAAGGAAMTDGTAGIVHGYRSRVLQDEHGQVAEAHSIAAGLDYPGVGPEHAYLGDIRRARYVTVTDDEVVPALRRLARTEGILCALESAHAIAWVLRAAGTADLPTGSTVLITLSGRGDKDMPALMATATR; encoded by the coding sequence ATGACAGTCACGAACGCCCTATCCGTGGCCGCCCGCACGATGATGGCCGAGCCCCTCGCGGGCGGGCGCTTCGGCGAGTTCGGTGGCCGCTACGTACCCGAATCGCTGGTCGCCGCCTGCGCCGAGGTGGAGGAGGCGTTCCGCGAAGCCTGGTCCGACGCGTCGTTCCGGCACCGGCTGGAACGGCTGCGCGCCGTCCACGCCGGACGCCCGACCGCGCTCACCCCGGCCGTGAACCTCTCCGCCGAACTCGGCGTCACCGTCCTGCTCAAGCGCGAGGACCTGGCACACACCGGCTCCCACAAGATCAACAACGTGCTGGGGCAGGCGTTGCTGGCCCACCGGATGGGCCGCCGCCGCCTGCTGGCCGAGACCGGCGCCGGACAGCACGGCGTGGCCGCCGCGACCGCCGCCGCCCTGTTCGGCCTCGACGCCACGGTCTTCATGGGCGAACGCGACATCGAACGCCAGCAGCTCAACGTCTTCCGCATGACGATGCTGGGCGCCGAGATCGTCCCGGTACGCAGCGGCAGCCGCACCCTCAAGGACGCCTGCAACGAGGCCATGCGGCACTGGGTCACCGCCGCCCACGACTCCTACTACTGCGTCGGCTCCGTGATGGGGCCGCACCCGTACCCCTGGATGGTCCGGGAATTCCAGCGGGTCATCGGCGAGGAGGCCCGCGCGCAGTGCGCCGCGGAACTGCCCACGTCCGTGCCCACCCACGTCGTCGCCTGCGTCGGCGGCGGCTCCAACGCGGCCGGGACCTTCGCCGGGTTCGTCGACACGGATGCGCGGCTCATCGGCGTCGAGGCCGCCGGCGGGGCAGCCATGACCGACGGGACCGCCGGGATCGTGCACGGCTACCGCAGCCGCGTCCTGCAGGACGAGCACGGGCAGGTCGCCGAGGCCCACTCCATCGCCGCCGGCCTCGACTACCCCGGCGTCGGCCCCGAGCACGCCTACCTCGGCGACATCCGGCGCGCCCGCTACGTCACCGTCACCGACGACGAGGTGGTGCCCGCGCTGCGCCGGCTCGCCCGCACTGAGGGCATCCTGTGCGCGCTCGAATCGGCGCACGCGATCGCGTGGGTGCTGCGCGCGGCCGGCACCGCCGACCTGCCGACCGGATCCACCGTACTGATCACCCTCTCCGGGCGCGGCGACAAGGACATGCCCGCGCTGATGGCGACGGCCACCCGGTGA
- a CDS encoding winged helix-turn-helix transcriptional regulator: MDTGVDLRVRGGADAYLRGCPSRDVLDMIGSKWTVLIVPALREGPLRFGELRRRLDGITQKSLTQTLRTLERDGLITRTQYPTIPPRVEYALTDLGLRAVALLAGVRDWAEANLADVLAARAAHDARADS; encoded by the coding sequence ATGGATACCGGAGTTGACCTGCGCGTTCGGGGTGGTGCCGACGCGTACCTGCGGGGCTGTCCGTCGCGGGACGTGCTGGACATGATCGGTAGCAAGTGGACCGTGCTGATCGTGCCGGCGTTGCGCGAGGGTCCGTTGCGCTTCGGCGAGCTGCGCCGACGCCTCGACGGCATCACGCAGAAGAGCCTCACCCAGACACTGCGCACGCTGGAGCGCGACGGCCTGATCACCCGCACCCAGTACCCGACGATCCCGCCCCGGGTGGAGTACGCGTTGACCGATCTCGGGTTGCGCGCCGTGGCCCTGCTGGCCGGGGTCCGCGACTGGGCGGAAGCCAACCTCGCCGACGTACTGGCGGCCCGCGCCGCACACGACGCCCGCGCCGACAGCTAA
- a CDS encoding GPP34 family phosphoprotein has translation MPLLADDMFRVAHRDHSGVPMLYGVAGLGRAAALLGELVLTGRIESMRAGSTSSTGPPGDALAPQVLGRTSPATRAPIGGSIIQSVLAAAGIAVYVFNGWDPFIRMFFWLPVLGGIGVLILMTVTSIAVFVYFAGTGHRDGVGTGRGLLAPAASLPAGHGDGYAAADPPCPGVAQRYPGRRIIPTISP, from the coding sequence ATGCCGCTGCTGGCCGATGACATGTTCCGCGTCGCGCACCGCGATCACAGCGGTGTCCCGATGCTGTACGGCGTGGCTGGGCTTGGGCGGGCCGCCGCACTGCTCGGCGAGTTGGTCCTGACCGGCCGTATCGAATCCATGCGGGCCGGGTCTACGTCCTCGACCGGCCCCCCGGGCGACGCGCTCGCGCCGCAGGTGCTGGGTCGGACCAGTCCCGCGACGCGGGCGCCGATCGGGGGGTCGATTATCCAGAGCGTGCTCGCCGCGGCAGGCATCGCCGTATACGTGTTCAACGGGTGGGATCCGTTCATCCGCATGTTCTTCTGGCTCCCCGTTCTCGGCGGCATCGGCGTGCTCATCCTGATGACCGTGACCTCCATCGCCGTCTTCGTCTACTTCGCCGGCACCGGGCACCGCGACGGGGTCGGCACAGGCCGGGGTCTGCTCGCACCCGCGGCGTCCTTGCCCGCCGGTCATGGCGACGGCTACGCGGCCGCTGACCCGCCCTGCCCGGGTGTAGCCCAGCGCTACCCCGGGCGCCGGATCATCCCGACCATCAGCCCGTAA
- a CDS encoding CU044_5270 family protein, translating to MKSDLSILEEFGANLAPAQEQPPAEVRHRLMNAMRQPARRPSLLSSVRGVRLAWRIGMPTVAAAGVALALVAGYLPDNTRGRPAPPGAAAQAGAAPRALPDAGQVLLLAAAHTADTPTMDARPDQFLFIDSVEVQSSAGSHRNRSGKVVFGRPTVSEPQRTRTWLSVDGTRDGLVVQETAASPVRTHIDGCKNRLQAETIDRPESTPKIPCTPEPAYQSGRVPTDPDKLLAYLYDLAAKGPTWVSIGAGQDGMPRGFVRLSDDQSAFAEIAQMLSMNHLPAVQEAAFRAAARIPGVEVRRNVADASGRTGVAVTRTEAGTREELVFDPTTYTFLGSNLIAADFDLKDAHVVRRPDGKIGRLTLRVANPKPGDVISKYALLRVAIVDKVGQRP from the coding sequence GTGAAATCTGACCTGTCCATTCTCGAGGAGTTCGGTGCGAATCTGGCCCCGGCGCAGGAGCAACCACCGGCCGAGGTCCGCCACCGCCTGATGAACGCGATGCGGCAGCCGGCCCGTCGACCGTCGCTGTTGTCGTCGGTGCGCGGCGTACGCCTGGCCTGGCGGATCGGTATGCCCACGGTGGCCGCCGCGGGCGTCGCCCTCGCCCTGGTGGCCGGATACCTGCCCGACAACACGCGTGGCCGTCCGGCGCCGCCCGGCGCCGCAGCACAGGCCGGTGCCGCGCCGCGGGCCCTGCCGGACGCCGGGCAGGTGTTGCTGCTCGCCGCCGCGCACACCGCCGACACCCCGACCATGGACGCCCGGCCGGATCAGTTCCTGTTCATCGACTCCGTCGAGGTCCAGTCGAGTGCCGGCTCCCACCGGAATCGCAGCGGCAAGGTTGTTTTCGGGCGACCCACCGTCTCCGAGCCGCAGCGCACGCGGACGTGGCTGTCGGTGGACGGCACCCGGGACGGGCTGGTCGTCCAGGAGACGGCGGCGTCACCCGTACGCACCCACATCGACGGATGCAAGAACAGGCTGCAGGCGGAGACCATCGACCGGCCGGAGAGCACACCCAAGATCCCCTGTACGCCCGAGCCGGCCTACCAGTCCGGCCGGGTCCCCACCGATCCGGACAAGCTCCTGGCATACCTGTACGACCTCGCCGCGAAGGGGCCGACGTGGGTGTCCATCGGTGCCGGCCAGGACGGGATGCCGCGCGGGTTCGTCCGACTCTCCGATGACCAGTCCGCGTTCGCGGAGATCGCGCAGATGCTGTCCATGAATCACCTGCCGGCCGTGCAGGAGGCCGCTTTCCGGGCCGCGGCGCGGATCCCCGGCGTCGAGGTACGGCGCAACGTGGCGGACGCCTCGGGGCGTACCGGCGTCGCGGTGACCCGTACCGAGGCGGGCACCCGGGAGGAGCTGGTGTTCGACCCGACCACGTACACGTTCCTGGGGAGCAACCTCATCGCGGCCGACTTCGACCTGAAGGACGCGCACGTGGTCCGGCGGCCCGACGGAAAGATCGGCCGGCTCACGCTGAGGGTCGCGAACCCGAAGCCGGGTGACGTCATCTCCAAGTACGCGCTGCTGCGGGTCGCCATCGTCGACAAGGTCGGTCAGCGCCCGTAA
- the trpA gene encoding tryptophan synthase subunit alpha, whose protein sequence is MSAPLETAMPGALETTTRAASETAMPGALETTTRAASETAMPGALETTTRAASETATPGALETAMRGAGRPRLVPYVTGGITADWTRYLLACQAGGADAVELGLPFSDPMLDGVTIQRASDQALARGATVEKILTDLTSVRDQLTVPVVVMTYANLVVHAGATAFCRRLAAAGVTGLIVPDLPVDELGELEPAAARSGIDLVLLVAPSTPAARIRQICARSRGFVYAVSTMGPTGERDTLDGRAVVLAANARDAGGPPVLIGFGVSTPAQAARAAGAADGVVVASALVREVLDGATPERLRQVVAGFRAALDATRLRGTTSR, encoded by the coding sequence GTGAGCGCGCCGTTGGAGACCGCCATGCCCGGCGCGCTGGAGACCACGACGCGAGCCGCCTCGGAGACCGCCATGCCCGGCGCGCTGGAGACCACGACGCGAGCCGCCTCGGAGACCGCCATGCCCGGCGCGCTGGAGACCACGACGCGAGCCGCCTCGGAGACCGCGACGCCCGGCGCGCTGGAGACCGCGATGCGCGGTGCCGGGCGTCCCCGCCTCGTTCCGTACGTGACCGGCGGCATCACCGCGGACTGGACGCGCTATCTGCTGGCCTGCCAGGCGGGCGGCGCGGACGCGGTCGAGCTGGGCCTGCCGTTCTCCGACCCCATGCTGGACGGCGTGACGATCCAGCGCGCGTCCGACCAGGCCCTGGCCCGTGGCGCCACGGTCGAGAAGATCCTGACCGATCTCACATCCGTACGGGACCAGCTCACCGTGCCCGTGGTCGTCATGACCTACGCCAACCTGGTCGTCCACGCGGGCGCCACGGCGTTCTGCCGTCGGCTGGCCGCGGCCGGGGTGACCGGGCTGATCGTGCCCGACCTCCCGGTCGACGAACTCGGCGAGTTGGAGCCGGCCGCCGCCCGATCCGGCATCGACCTCGTCCTGCTCGTCGCGCCGAGCACCCCGGCCGCCCGGATACGGCAGATCTGCGCCCGCAGCCGCGGCTTCGTGTACGCCGTGAGCACCATGGGCCCGACCGGCGAGCGGGACACCCTCGACGGCCGCGCGGTCGTGCTGGCCGCGAACGCCCGGGACGCGGGCGGGCCGCCCGTACTGATCGGCTTCGGGGTGTCGACCCCCGCCCAGGCCGCCCGGGCCGCGGGCGCGGCCGACGGTGTCGTGGTGGCCTCGGCCCTCGTGCGGGAGGTACTCGACGGCGCCACGCCGGAACGGCTCCGGCAGGTGGTGGCGGGATTCCGGGCGGCGCTCGACGCGACCAGGCTGCGGGGAACTACCTCGAGGTAG
- a CDS encoding SigE family RNA polymerase sigma factor produces MTFEEYAFARSGALMRLARLLCGDEHRAEDLVQEILARAFARWGRISRMGQPDMYVRRMLVNAHHSWWRRRSSYESPVAVVGERSAAVDEAAEVVERDALWQLVCALPRRQKTVIVLRYYEDLDDGAIAEIMGCSTGTVRTHAMRALMALRQRQGRSANLWERSDVL; encoded by the coding sequence GTGACCTTCGAGGAGTATGCCTTCGCCCGTAGTGGGGCGTTGATGCGACTAGCCCGGCTGCTCTGTGGTGACGAGCATCGGGCTGAGGATCTCGTTCAGGAGATTCTCGCCAGAGCGTTCGCACGGTGGGGGCGCATCTCCCGGATGGGTCAACCGGACATGTACGTCCGCCGGATGCTGGTCAATGCGCATCACTCGTGGTGGCGGCGGCGGAGCAGCTACGAGTCGCCCGTCGCTGTCGTTGGCGAACGCTCGGCTGCCGTTGATGAAGCCGCCGAGGTCGTCGAGCGTGATGCGCTATGGCAACTTGTCTGCGCCCTGCCGAGGCGGCAGAAAACAGTGATTGTCCTGAGGTACTACGAGGATCTTGATGATGGAGCGATCGCCGAGATCATGGGCTGCTCAACGGGAACGGTCCGGACACACGCGATGCGAGCCCTGATGGCGCTACGACAGCGGCAGGGTCGATCCGCCAACCTATGGGAGCGTTCTGATGTCCTTTGA
- a CDS encoding RNA polymerase sigma factor, giving the protein MAAVSPAVAGTSAGIDTDAAVISASLADPDRFATIYDRYAAMLYRYAYQRVGPEIADDVVAETFLAAFRGRASYDLGRPEARPWLFGILTRELAIHHRREKARYRAMARATYDTVQDGPADQVAARVVADAARGPLAAALAVLAPGDRDVLLLVAWGQLSYDEVADSLNIPQGTVGSRLSRARRKVRRALGGFDPQ; this is encoded by the coding sequence ATGGCTGCGGTAAGTCCGGCTGTGGCCGGGACCTCCGCCGGCATCGACACCGACGCCGCGGTGATCAGCGCATCGTTGGCGGATCCGGACCGGTTCGCGACCATCTACGACCGGTACGCCGCCATGTTGTACCGATACGCGTACCAACGGGTGGGTCCGGAGATCGCCGACGACGTCGTGGCGGAAACGTTCCTCGCGGCATTCCGGGGGCGGGCCTCCTACGACCTCGGCCGTCCGGAGGCCCGGCCGTGGTTGTTCGGCATCCTCACCCGCGAGTTGGCCATCCACCACCGGCGGGAGAAGGCGCGCTACCGGGCCATGGCCCGCGCGACGTACGACACGGTGCAGGACGGCCCGGCCGATCAGGTGGCCGCCCGGGTGGTCGCCGATGCGGCCCGGGGGCCGCTTGCCGCCGCCCTGGCCGTGCTGGCGCCGGGCGACCGCGACGTGCTGCTGCTGGTGGCGTGGGGGCAGCTCAGCTACGACGAGGTGGCCGACTCCTTGAACATCCCCCAGGGCACCGTGGGTTCCCGACTCAGTCGTGCTCGACGGAAGGTCCGCCGGGCACTCGGCGGTTTCGATCCGCAATGA
- a CDS encoding tyrosine-type recombinase/integrase: MTTRARANGEGSIYPYRNGFAAYVWVTKPDGKRGRKYVYGKIREIVHEKWLKLHQQANAGPVSTRVPTLGDFSTYWLREIVQPNLAPGSYVTYEAIMRLYVIPGLGKRRLDKLRISDVQTWLNALRRECQCCAQGKDVRRPPAKRRCCALGNCCDNVPSATTVVHIRRVLRTLLNQAITDGHMSANVARHVKLPSARARKRRAWTSDEARQFLESARADRDPFYAAYVLVLVLGLRKGEMLGVTWGGIDLDAAELVVDMQLQRVGHDLLHRETKTPTSDDTLPLPEICAVALRERAAAQNVAREEAGEAWRRSSLVFTTRFGTPIEPRNFNRYWDRRCDAAGVRRITIRDARRTCASLLADLDVHPRVAMQILRHAQFSITMEIYTVVSSAATRAALKKLGESLDH, from the coding sequence ATGACGACCCGCGCTCGCGCCAACGGAGAAGGCTCGATCTACCCCTACCGCAACGGATTCGCCGCGTATGTCTGGGTCACCAAGCCGGACGGGAAGCGGGGCCGCAAGTACGTCTACGGCAAGATCCGGGAGATCGTCCACGAGAAGTGGCTGAAGCTGCACCAGCAGGCCAACGCTGGGCCGGTGTCGACGCGGGTGCCGACACTGGGCGACTTCTCCACGTATTGGCTGCGGGAGATCGTGCAACCGAATCTCGCGCCCGGCAGCTACGTCACGTATGAGGCGATCATGCGGCTGTATGTCATCCCCGGTCTGGGCAAGCGCCGTCTGGACAAGCTGCGGATCAGCGACGTGCAGACGTGGCTCAACGCGCTGCGGCGCGAGTGTCAGTGCTGCGCTCAGGGCAAGGACGTGCGCCGGCCGCCTGCCAAGAGGAGATGCTGCGCTCTCGGCAACTGCTGTGACAACGTGCCTTCGGCAACCACCGTGGTGCACATCCGGCGAGTGCTGCGGACGCTGCTGAACCAGGCGATCACGGACGGCCACATGTCAGCCAACGTCGCCCGGCACGTCAAGCTCCCATCAGCGAGGGCGAGGAAGCGGCGTGCCTGGACCAGCGACGAGGCACGGCAGTTCCTGGAATCCGCGCGGGCCGATCGGGATCCGTTCTACGCCGCGTACGTCCTGGTGCTTGTGCTCGGTCTGCGCAAGGGTGAGATGCTCGGCGTGACGTGGGGCGGCATCGACCTGGACGCGGCCGAGCTGGTGGTGGACATGCAGCTCCAGCGCGTCGGCCACGACCTGCTGCACCGCGAGACGAAGACACCAACCTCGGATGACACGCTGCCTCTCCCGGAGATCTGCGCGGTCGCCCTGCGGGAACGCGCCGCCGCCCAGAATGTGGCCCGGGAAGAAGCGGGCGAGGCGTGGCGCCGGTCTTCGCTGGTCTTCACGACGCGGTTCGGCACGCCGATCGAGCCGCGCAACTTCAACCGCTACTGGGATCGCCGCTGTGATGCGGCTGGCGTCCGGCGAATCACGATCCGTGATGCCCGACGGACATGCGCCTCCCTGCTCGCCGACCTCGACGTCCATCCGCGCGTGGCGATGCAGATCCTCCGGCACGCTCAGTTCTCGATCACGATGGAGATCTACACCGTCGTGTCGTCGGCGGCAACGCGCGCGGCGCTGAAGAAGCTGGGGGAGTCCCTTGACCACTGA
- a CDS encoding SDR family NAD(P)-dependent oxidoreductase — translation MGERAVSGWPMTGRVVLVTGATSGVGRATASALGAAGATVLVHARTMSRAREAIAEFSRGGRPGTESILDGARGGESERRGGSVVSARPGPVGSRFVAVAGDLGSLAGVREIAAQVRRVASNGLHVLINNAGAAFPRRGLSQDGVERTIAVNHIAVAALSRALLGLLRDGAAAAGRPSRVVNVSSSLERRGNPHLADWSYPGRFHQFQAYCDAKLINLAYSYVLAGEVAGSGITVNCADPGSVATGFGRNAGGLFKMIQTLGRPLLATPEKGARTGIRLAADPALDSETGGYYRGSEPYPSSAASRDPDFGALIGRRTAAVLGGAPAGDLR, via the coding sequence GTGGGCGAGCGGGCAGTATCCGGGTGGCCGATGACCGGCCGGGTGGTCCTGGTGACCGGAGCGACCAGCGGTGTCGGACGGGCCACGGCGTCCGCCCTGGGCGCCGCCGGCGCCACGGTGCTGGTGCACGCGCGGACGATGTCCCGCGCCAGGGAGGCCATAGCGGAGTTCTCGCGCGGCGGCCGCCCGGGCACGGAGTCCATCCTCGACGGGGCCCGGGGCGGGGAATCCGAGCGTCGCGGCGGGAGTGTCGTATCCGCGAGGCCCGGGCCGGTGGGGTCGCGGTTCGTCGCCGTGGCGGGCGACCTCGGCTCCCTCGCGGGCGTACGCGAGATCGCCGCACAGGTGCGACGCGTGGCCTCAAACGGATTGCACGTATTGATCAACAATGCCGGAGCGGCATTTCCCCGACGCGGATTGTCGCAGGACGGGGTGGAACGCACTATTGCCGTGAATCACATCGCCGTTGCCGCGCTGAGTCGCGCGCTGCTCGGTCTCCTGCGCGACGGGGCGGCTGCGGCCGGACGGCCATCCCGAGTGGTGAATGTGTCCTCTTCACTCGAAAGGCGGGGCAATCCACACTTGGCGGATTGGTCGTATCCGGGCCGGTTCCACCAATTCCAGGCGTACTGCGACGCGAAATTGATCAACCTGGCGTACAGCTATGTTCTGGCGGGGGAGGTGGCCGGCAGCGGGATTACGGTCAATTGCGCCGATCCGGGCAGTGTGGCGACCGGCTTCGGGCGTAATGCCGGTGGCCTGTTCAAGATGATCCAGACACTTGGCCGCCCGCTGCTGGCCACCCCGGAGAAAGGCGCGCGCACCGGTATCCGGCTGGCCGCCGATCCCGCGTTGGACTCCGAAACCGGCGGCTATTACCGGGGGAGCGAGCCGTACCCGTCCTCCGCGGCATCCCGCGATCCCGACTTCGGGGCGCTGATCGGCCGGCGTACCGCCGCGGTGCTCGGCGGCGCGCCGGCCGGGGACCTGCGCTGA
- a CDS encoding SigE family RNA polymerase sigma factor has translation MRDAHSFDEFYRQTSTRLMRYGYAVVGDPTDAQDLVQDAYAKAWRHWRTVAAHPAPEAWVRLVLVRLATDRWRRLTAWRGVLSRTGPPPAMGPPSEDTVLLTAALRKLPPTHRQAIALHYLFDMSVDDIARETGAAPGTVKSWLSRGRAALAAQLSEAPKGRVLEVNDVN, from the coding sequence ATGCGTGACGCCCACAGTTTCGACGAGTTCTACCGCCAGACCTCGACCCGCCTGATGCGTTACGGGTACGCGGTGGTCGGCGACCCCACGGACGCCCAGGACCTGGTCCAGGACGCGTACGCGAAGGCGTGGCGCCACTGGCGGACGGTGGCCGCGCATCCCGCGCCCGAGGCGTGGGTCCGGCTGGTGCTGGTCCGGCTGGCGACCGACCGGTGGCGCCGGTTGACCGCCTGGCGCGGAGTGCTGTCGCGGACGGGACCACCACCGGCGATGGGCCCGCCCAGCGAGGACACCGTCCTGTTGACGGCGGCGTTGCGCAAGCTTCCGCCGACGCACCGGCAGGCGATCGCCCTGCACTACCTGTTCGACATGTCGGTGGACGACATCGCCCGGGAGACCGGCGCCGCCCCCGGCACCGTCAAGTCGTGGCTGTCCCGCGGTCGTGCCGCGCTGGCCGCGCAGCTCAGTGAGGCGCCGAAGGGGCGGGTTCTGGAGGTCAACGATGTCAACTGA
- a CDS encoding excisionase family DNA-binding protein — MTNTRETTLRPRWYSPAEVAVLLGFGLSKVKMKIATGELRSVKDGKYRRILPEWVDEYIREQVARNEEVA; from the coding sequence ATGACCAACACACGTGAGACCACGCTGCGCCCGCGCTGGTACTCGCCCGCCGAGGTTGCGGTCCTGCTCGGCTTCGGCTTGTCCAAGGTCAAGATGAAGATCGCCACGGGTGAGTTGCGTTCGGTCAAGGACGGCAAGTACCGGCGCATCCTTCCCGAGTGGGTCGATGAGTACATCAGGGAGCAGGTCGCGCGGAATGAGGAGGTGGCCTGA
- a CDS encoding alpha/beta fold hydrolase produces MTPLEGMVRGHNGAIIRYLETVPAALSTEAPVVILHGTLNTGRDWLDTAARITERTGRRVLAPHRRGRATSADFGPDYDVMVEVTDLCALLDRTGPGTILIGHSYGAVVSLLASTARTDLGALVLYEPPLPLDRPVTGGALHRIRAALDRRDLDTALSTIHLDVLGDSAHTLAQLRTLPSWSERLTLAASSCVELAALDELTGLDLAPYAALTVPTTVIQGARSDRPPFGTPARAVASVIPGAELVVLPGHGHVANFTAPREIADLFVAAIDAAPVLR; encoded by the coding sequence GTGACTCCCTTGGAAGGCATGGTGCGCGGCCACAACGGCGCCATCATCCGGTACCTCGAAACCGTCCCGGCCGCGCTGAGCACTGAAGCGCCGGTGGTAATCCTGCACGGAACTCTCAACACAGGGCGGGACTGGCTCGATACCGCTGCGCGCATCACGGAGCGCACCGGTCGCCGCGTCCTCGCGCCACACCGCCGCGGGCGGGCCACGAGCGCCGACTTCGGTCCCGACTATGACGTGATGGTCGAGGTCACGGACTTGTGCGCGCTCCTGGACCGCACCGGTCCCGGAACGATCCTGATCGGACACAGCTACGGCGCGGTGGTGTCGCTGCTGGCCAGCACCGCCCGGACGGATCTCGGTGCGCTGGTGCTCTACGAACCACCGCTTCCACTGGACCGGCCGGTCACCGGCGGGGCTCTGCACCGCATCCGCGCAGCACTGGATCGGCGCGACCTCGACACCGCACTGTCCACGATCCACTTGGACGTACTCGGTGACAGCGCCCATACGCTCGCCCAGCTGCGCACTCTTCCCAGCTGGTCGGAACGCCTCACCCTCGCGGCGAGCTCCTGCGTCGAGCTGGCCGCCCTGGATGAACTAACCGGGTTGGACCTCGCTCCGTACGCGGCGCTGACCGTCCCCACCACGGTCATCCAGGGTGCCCGCAGCGACCGGCCGCCGTTCGGTACGCCGGCCCGTGCGGTCGCGTCGGTGATTCCCGGCGCCGAGCTGGTCGTCCTGCCGGGTCATGGTCATGTCGCGAACTTCACCGCACCCCGCGAGATTGCCGACCTGTTCGTGGCGGCCATCGACGCCGCCCCCGTACTCCGTTGA